In a genomic window of beta proteobacterium MWH-UniP1:
- the tmk gene encoding dTMP kinase — protein sequence MRGKFVVLEGIDGAGKSTHLDFICDQIRMQKGVEVVLTREPGGTPLAEKIRELVLHEPMDVETEVLMVAAARRDHVAKVIAPALAAGSWVVCDRYVDSTRAYQGGGGQVSLAWIDGLMASATMGVWPDRVYLFDAPAQLAAARRNSRGNATDRFEAQDLAYFERVRDVYLNQPRVNSPQAVVIDSSQDVSRIQSILKDSISSL from the coding sequence ATGAGGGGCAAGTTCGTTGTTTTAGAGGGCATTGATGGGGCCGGCAAGAGCACCCATCTGGACTTCATTTGCGATCAGATTCGGATGCAAAAGGGGGTGGAAGTGGTGCTCACTCGGGAGCCGGGCGGCACGCCCCTGGCCGAAAAGATCCGCGAACTTGTCTTGCATGAGCCCATGGATGTTGAGACGGAAGTCCTGATGGTGGCGGCTGCCCGGCGCGACCATGTGGCCAAGGTCATTGCACCTGCCTTGGCGGCGGGCAGCTGGGTGGTCTGTGACCGTTATGTGGATTCCACCCGGGCCTATCAGGGTGGGGGCGGGCAAGTGAGCCTTGCCTGGATCGATGGCCTGATGGCGTCTGCCACCATGGGGGTCTGGCCTGATCGGGTCTATCTGTTTGATGCACCCGCCCAGCTTGCGGCAGCACGGCGGAACTCCCGAGGAAATGCCACCGATCGTTTCGAGGCCCAAGACCTGGCCTACTTTGAGCGGGTGCGGGATGTCTACCTGAATCAACCTCGAGTCAATTCTCCGCAGGCAGTCGTGATCGACTCTTCGCAAGATGTTTCACGGATTCAATCCATACTTAAGGATAGTATTTCATCCTTATGA
- the mltG gene encoding endolytic transglycosylase MltG, whose protein sequence is MVSLVAAFVFLGAGLFWLDQQTSRPVHQGAKAIELIVPYGTSARGVAGLLRDAGVQIDEGLFLIQARWIGVHRQLQAGVYQVEPGLSKKQLILRLAGLDESVTTLRIVEGWTVRQVIEAAEKNPDLRVDLPAYRQPRELAKIIGAPAEHPEGWLYPDLYVVQKGSSLTELLRRSVRTQAQILDREWNKRAAGLPYASMQEALIVASIVEKETQFPGDRERVAAVFANRLRQGMPLQADPTVIYGLGDRFKGDITKAHLRKDTPYNTYTRKRLPPTPISNPGLRAVRAVMNPAQSKALYFVARGDGSSEFSETLEQHNSAVDRFIRRIKGQI, encoded by the coding sequence GTGGTCAGTCTGGTTGCGGCCTTTGTTTTCCTTGGCGCGGGTCTGTTCTGGCTTGACCAGCAGACCAGCCGGCCTGTGCATCAGGGCGCCAAGGCCATTGAATTAATCGTGCCTTATGGCACATCTGCCCGGGGCGTGGCGGGCCTGCTGCGCGACGCTGGCGTACAGATCGACGAAGGGCTATTTCTGATTCAGGCCCGCTGGATTGGGGTACACCGGCAATTGCAGGCGGGTGTCTACCAAGTTGAACCGGGCTTAAGCAAAAAACAACTCATTCTTCGGCTGGCTGGCTTAGATGAGAGCGTCACCACTTTGCGCATCGTCGAGGGCTGGACGGTTCGCCAGGTGATCGAGGCCGCCGAAAAAAACCCAGATCTTCGTGTTGATTTGCCTGCCTATCGGCAGCCCAGGGAACTCGCCAAGATCATCGGAGCGCCCGCAGAACACCCCGAGGGCTGGCTCTATCCCGATCTTTACGTGGTGCAAAAGGGAAGTTCGCTCACCGAGCTGTTGCGCCGATCCGTTCGCACCCAGGCCCAGATTCTGGATCGGGAATGGAATAAACGGGCCGCTGGCCTGCCGTATGCATCAATGCAAGAAGCGCTGATTGTGGCCTCGATTGTGGAAAAAGAAACCCAGTTTCCAGGGGATCGCGAGCGGGTTGCTGCAGTGTTTGCCAATCGATTGCGCCAGGGCATGCCACTTCAGGCCGACCCCACGGTGATCTATGGCTTGGGCGATCGGTTTAAGGGCGACATCACCAAGGCCCACCTGCGTAAAGATACGCCTTACAACACCTACACCCGCAAACGGCTGCCCCCCACACCCATATCCAACCCAGGCCTTCGGGCCGTGAGGGCGGTGATGAACCCCGCCCAATCCAAGGCGCTTTATTTCGTGGCTCGGGGGGATGGAAGCTCAGAATTTTCCGAGACCCTGGAGCAGCATAATTCAGCGGTAGATCGATTCATTCGGCGGATCAAGGGTCAGATATGA